TGTTTCTGAAGCTAGTTCTGCAGATACCCCTAACCCAGAAACACTCTGCCGCATGCAAGCTATGgatgatttaaaaattttaggtATCTGCTTAAGTTGCATTATcttgttgttatatttaaGTTTCCAATAACCACACCATTCACTTGGGTGTGTAGAAATCCAGCTGCAAACTGCAGATCCAAAAGCGTGCAGAATGCCCAATGAAAATCTCAGACCATTCCTAATGGCTCAACTTCCAGGAATATTAAAAACCTGCCAGCCAAAAACTATACACTTACTTTGTGATTTATATGAAAGAGCACGATTTTCGCCAGATGGATTTTCATCAAACCACCTTGAGAATTACAGGGAGTTAGTTGCAAATCTGGTTCAAATGTAATATCAAATATGCTATGTAGAACATTGTTATTGCCACATTCCTTTTTCCTTaaaaccttttgttttttagatcTCAGATGAACAAAAGTAGTCAAGCAAATTCAAGCCCAAAAATTGCCATGACCAccaagatgaagaagaaaaaagaaacaacagcTTCTACTAGTCTTTAATTATCTGTGTATATTCACCGGCTACATGTCGAATTTTGACAACTTTCTTGAACATGAAAGGAAAATcaatagtttttaaatttcaaatactGTTAGTCAAATGTACCATGAAAAACAACAGATGTATCAGGTTATTTCGAAATTTGTGTCGTCGAGTTAAATCACTTGtgtcaaatgaaaaatattaaacGTACTGAAGAAAAATTGCACGCATACGCCCTCCGGTTAGGGAAGGCACTTTTTCCCAAAATGAGCTAAGGAACAGGAAGAGGGATCTTTAGGCGAGTGTGTCTCAAGCGCCATCCAGACAAgttagaattttaaaaattaattgaaaaaatcTAGGTAAATAACTGAGTGGGACGCCTCCAACTTCCTTTCATCGGTTATGCAAAAAAGCTTAAACATGAATTTAGTCGCCTTCTTCACCTCCTTTGAACTCGACCCAAATAGGATAAAACAGCGACACAGGGCCATTCCAACTCCATCCGTTCGGTATTAGTATATGATTTAAGCCTTCTCGGATAACTCCAAATGACCCTGGGCAAAAGCAAAATGATAGGTAAAGCAGAACGCTCTACAGAAATTAGAGCAGCAGAATTTACCAGTAAGGCCTTTTTGAGAATAACGGCTGACTAGAACATTACTATAAATCTCATTTGTAGCATGCACGGCTTTCTGTGTATAACAGGTCGACTCTCCTTTTGTCACTAAAGGTCGATAGCCCAGATTTTGGAACTCTTCTATGTCTGAAACGTAGAGAAGATAGCATTAGAGATCATTTAACGATTCATTTGAATTCTATGGATTTACAAAGCAACTGATTTGCATGATGAAGATCCACCATGAAAAGAACACGCTCGGTTCGCGTAAGATCCATTACAGATTTGACTAACTGGGGAACCAGAGTTGTCGGTTGATTATCTGCGACGTTCGTAAGCGAGCAGGTGACTAGGGCGAGTACGAGATTGAAGTACTCGACTGTAGCCAAACGAATTGGCAGAAGAGTACACGTTGGTGAGTCATTAACTTGCAAGGCCACACGGTGCAGATAGCCAACGCTTCCGTCAGTTAATGTACACAAAAAAGGCTCAGTTGACAACCCTTCTAGTTTGTTTATGTTTTCACAAAGCTGAAAATAAACAGAGAATATGTACATCATAACACATAAGGCATCGAATTCGACATGCCTTACCTCTTTAAGACCAAGGGGATCTGCGACACCTTCAATAACGGCTACCTTGATGTGATACCTTGTTAATAAATTGCCGACGACATTTATAACACCTGGATTACGGGCCTTTTCCACACTAAGACCATCTAGATTCCAGCTCAAGATGCGTAAGCCGTTTTCGTAGAGTTCCACTGCATCTCCATCTAAGTAAGCAGGCGGGGGGGAAAAATGTTAcgtaatttttgtttcccaACTTAACAGTTAAAAACATACAAgtcgagaaaaacaaaccaaatcAGAGCACTTACTCAATTGTGCAGCATCGTTGACATCTTGGGCGTCTTGGGTACCTTGTGTTTCATCAAGTACTTTTCTGAATTGGGATAATGACGGAAAAACTGGAGAAGGACTGGAAAGAAGTGATTTCGGCGGGCCGATGGATCCGCCAGTGTTTAGAAGAGGACCAGATGGCAAAGATGCGGTTCTTCTGTGGCCTTAGAAATAATGGTAAATCAAACAAACTTGACGAAAGagaataaattattatttactGTGTAAATGCCCGTTTTGGATCTGCTGGCTATCAAGAGCACCAATGTGATTGTTTTCTAACGTTAAGTAGGGCCCCAAAGCAGATATCAGTCGCGTACTAAAACCGGTCACTTTTCGCAAATCGTACAGCGTTTTGAATGGTCCCttaaaaatgaatcgaaatATTAACATACAAAAGTTTCAAAACTGTATGCATTCGAGAGTTTTCAGCGCCTGATTTGCCTTTGAGCCGTATTCGCCTTACTTATAAGGAAGAGTACAGATTTGGTGCATTGCACTGTGGGTCTCTAGTTTCCAAACAAATGACGCCGAAAATCGAAAGACTGCCGCAACCGTTAAGGGGAAAACGACGAAAAAAGCTACTAAACCGGTTAGGCGAACGTAGCTTTCGCCCGGCCTGTTAGATGCAACCTACTTTTTTTCCCGATAATGTACTAGGTGTGCCGCCAGTTCTTGTGTTACGCCCTCAACCGTCATCAGCTGGAAGATGGATGCTGTGTTGATGTTAACTGGGTCTCGGCGTCGACGTCGTTGTCGATCTGGTTTTGGTGACGAAGCGGTTGAAATCGTTTCTGCATTTCCGTTCAGACTATTTATTGAAGGATTTCCTGTAGTAATCGATGCTGACGAACTGGACAAGTTGCAAAATAGAAGTCAGACGATTTGATATACATGAACGAGGGTAAATATATACCACCTTGGGACTTTTTTGCCAATGCAAATTTCTGGTTTGATGGTTTGTAACTTGGCTGCACCAACTCCTGTTACCAGAGCCAGATCTTCCACTTTTTTAAATGCCCCAATGGCATTTCTGTGCTCAATTATTGTGTGTGCTACATTTCTAGTGATACCAGTCAGTGTCATTAACTCTTCTTCAGTAGCTGCATTAACATCCAACCTGACTacctttacaaaaaaaatttttaattgtaaaaaaattataataatatatatatatatcattAACTTCAATACTTTGTTACATTTATATCTTTGActtgtaaataaaaattacttcAAATTTGTTGAAAGACATGTTGAAGGCAGCGCTTAAGTGACTATCTTTTTCTGCCTTTGAGCGAATTGAAGATCCTTTAACCTTGGGTAAAAAGCTTGCTATACTACCTTTCCCTATGCTTTTTCTTACTGGGTGTTTTCTTGTTACACCCTCATAATATTCTGATGTGGTGTCCAACTTTGTTAAGTCATCCAAATTGGAATTTTCCTGCACAGTTGAATCACTGCAGTAATAAATAGAGTATAAGAAAATACATGAGATAAGCAAGTATTGGAAAATATTGTACCTAAATTCAGCATGAGAATGGTTGTCATGACTGGTGTCAGACACTGAAGCCTTGCAGGTTGGTGCCAAGATGGCCTGACGATGAGGAAATGTTGGCTCTTGGCTTACACACTGTCCCATTTTTAATGAGATGTACAAGAACTGTTACTTGCACAAAATGCACAAATCCACTTCCCCTTAAGTCACTTATTGGTTTCAGAGACCAGCGGTGACAACAATCATCCACCGAGCATCTGATTAAGACTGCACTTTataaatcgaaaaaaaaaaaaaactggctaTCTAGAGTCTCAACCCCAAGTCGAGATAACAAATAACAGCCTTTGTCAATAGGGAAGTGATATACTTGGACCTATAGACACTCAAGGCTACACTTCGTACTTGTACGAAAGTCAAAAGGATTACAAATCCGTCTGAGTCGTATATCAACACGACCAGAGACATTACACTGACAGTTACTCTAGAAAATCTCTATCTAAACAAACCCGAGGATCTCAAAACTCTTTGCTTGTCCGCTAGATGACTCATTACTGTCTATGGTATCACtggaaaaaatataattatttGTACTGCTTAGACACAAACTTGCTTAATTTGCTAACTGTCTCTTTCAGCCTCATCATTTCCAGTTTGATTTAAAGGAAAAGATTGCAACTCCGCCCGATCTGGAAAGGCAATGGGAATGCACGTTGCATAGGTAGTAGCACGTCTTGAAATAGCTTCGGCTAGGCACTGGCGTTGACCAATGGATTAGAGAGATAACGGTCAAGTAACAACGGACGCAATAGCAATAGACATAGGAAGTGAGTGAAATAACAGGAATCTTATTTGCGTCATCTTAACGTTTTGAACGAACATTCTCTCCAAACCTAATTTCTTGTTTGCAGGGGAATGATACTTTATTCAGTTGTCTTCCTGTGTGCTGCGTACTGTGTTTATCAGCTCActgtaaatatttttgtcTGAAATGTGGCACGAGTGGAAGGCTAAGCATCGCTTATAATGTAAGGCGGACTCGCTGGCCTAGTTTCACAAAGACTCTTGGTTTGCTACAATTGCTACAAAGCATCGTTTGCTGGGTCCGTTAATGAGGCAATCGTTTTAAAATACTTGAGTAATAGGAAAAGTCAACTTCCATATTACTTAACAATCCCATGTTGTGTAAATATTCATAATTCAGCACACTGTGTAGTTATAACACATTACACTCCACCGTGTCCGTTACTTAAGTTGCATTTTTCACCAATTCATTATGAAAAGTGCGGGGGTCTACTAATGAACACATCGAAGTCTTTTGTAGCCACTTTCAGGTACTATATTTCACATTTCCAAGACCCGTAGGAAAATATTCGTGTCCATCTGTTCAGTGCCTCCCTCCAAAAATGGGCATAAAAGCGGCGAGCCTGATACGGGTCGAGATGAGCCTGATGTTGCCACAAATGTGTCAAGTGGGGCAAACTAAGCATAACAAATTTGCCACATTTTTCTGCAATACATCACCATCATGGTACCTAAATGTCTATTGTGTAATTGATGTAGTGAGTAACCGAAAAACCATTGCAAATCAACACAGTTTTATCCATTTACTGCTTTTTAGTGGTAAGGCAAAGACTGaacattttgtttgtgtgtgtttaacAAAGGTTAACTCGTTGAATCTTGTAAGTGGCTGAAAGCTCGTTTTCACCAGCCCTCCTTCGGCCCATGCACAAGCCACCTATCGCATCTTTAGATGTTATTccaaatttaacaaaaaaggaaacaagcaATAATAACATTCAAAGAATAAATGAACACGTGCCCAACGCCAGATTGTTCAAAGAGAAGTATGTTTTCGGCATAGCTTGaaatgcaaatattttttGCAGGGCACCATTTAGGGCGTATACTGACGGAAAAACGATAACTTAAGGATATCTTCGACCTTGACATAGCGATCAGAATGTTagcccttaaaaaaaaaaattttagataCCCTCAGCATGACCAAAGAAATCGAGATAGGAGCCGAGAACGAAGACGGCGAAGTGAAAGCAGAGGGGCACTACGGTGGGCAGTGTTAAGTAACAGGGAAAGCAACTGGCACAAGCTCAAATTCAACCCCTTACACCCGGGGGTTGTCAAGCGATTAAACGCGCTAACAATGCTTACTTCCTTACTTCAGctttttataaataatttcaaaatcttaacaaacaaacaaaatgatcTATTATTAGCCTAAAATCAGAATCATGAATATTAAACCGTTTAATCCTGCTCATAAATTCAAACCGAATTTGCCAGAATAATACTTAACTGTCATTAATTTTATTCGAAATCAACGTCGATTAACATTTTGGACGTCTATGTCACGTCGGAATGTCGTAACACAGACAATTTTCATTGCCGCGTGTCGTGGATCACGGCTTTTTCACTGTATCCGACCATACATTTTTAGAccaattattatttgtttgaaAAGCAGGACAATAATGGTGAATCATTAGGGTGTGGAGAAGTAGCTTCAACCTAAGGCGTTAACTACCCCACAATATGATCTGGCCTTGTAATTTTCATCTGTTGCCCAAGTCGGTTTTTGTTCAATCAGTCGGTATAGTTCCTTGTTTAAGATAAGGACGCTGTTCACGAGGGCATGGACGATTTCTATCGATGTTGTACAATGAAACAGCATTTGTTCTGCTGCTATAGGCTTCTATTTTCTATTCGCGGAAAAAAGAGGTATATTGATTTATGTCCATCAATTTATGTCTGAAAGAGTCAAATACGATATAATGTAGGCCTATAGTTATCGCGACCCACGCCTATTAATACTTAATAGGAAAATATGTATTTGGGAAATGTTTGCCAGCTGCAAACACCACTTTTTGTGTATCTTGCTAACCTGATTTCTATTTCTCAAATTTGAATAACCATAGGTTTCAATATCGCTAATTGAAACCTCTTAAAAATATATCGTCTAGACGGCATGGAATTCTAGCTATATTTTACCTATTTTTCTCGTTGtcttctgtgagttaattcgATGTTCATTGGCTGTATTTTCGCTCAAGCCGTGATAATGATGGGAATGTTTGACTTATCATACCACAAGCAATAGCCCTTTAACTATTTGTAATGAAGCGAAAAGTCACCAACGTGCAACGTAACCCAGCAGTACGCCTTTTATAAGTTTAATCTACGATTAGTTGTGTCGTAGGGCCGCGCGTAGGGCAGACGAAGGAAGGTTACGcagaaataaaatttcaatCACATCTAGTCGAGTGTAGTCAAGTGTCAGTATATTTATAACATCAGAATGTTGATTTGCATTCATATGAAGAAACTAGGTAAGCGGAGGAGCAAACGGAGATTCGAGCAACGGTCAGTAGACTTGAGAGTCAACACAGGAGACAATCACAGGCCCACAGAGATTGTACTGTCCGGTGACATTTCAATTGATGTTTCCAGCATggcttatttattttattctattgGAAAAAGGAAGTAGCCAAgaaatcagaatcaaatacaattCAATATATTCAATATGCACTTGTATATGCACTGGGAAGAGAAGAAGGGGTTGGTTGCAGGATTCGCTAGCAAACAAGTCGATGCATGCATACTTTGGCCGGAGACATTGAGAGAGGGCGAGGTAGGGTAGATTTGAATTAGCATAAGAAAACACGCAGTACGTGAGCCGAGACGCATTTTCTGCTTTCCTCTATATGTGATACCGATCTCTTGCCTGTCCGGTTTGATCTTCGGTTCAACACGATtgtctcctttttatttacttttttttttttttttttcagtttttatttctttccaTCAAGTTCCAATGCCATATTCCTCTGGCTGTTTCAACTATCCAGGGTGCTCAGAATCGACTCGGAAACCGGACGCGGAGACGTTTTACACCGGAAATTGAAAATCTCTTTCATTCGCACAGGAAAGTGGGGGAATCCTGGCGAGACCAAATCACAATGAAACGATCAGGAAATCGGCATTAAACCAACGTTTTGGAGCGGATTGacaagttgtttttttaaacaatctACGTACGCGAGATTCTATTTCTTCATTCGCCTGTCTTCAATGAATGCCTCAGTCGACGAGGGAGGCTGTAATAATAAATCTCTACATGATTCAACAAGGAATTGAGTCTAGTATCCATGCCACATCCGTATACGTAGGCCTACGTACTAGATGCTACAGTGCTTACTTTGAGCAGAAAAAGGTGGTGCATTCGTTTCTGTCATCATTTATCGTGATCTATTTTATGTTAGATTATTTACTATAAAAGACGCCTGGATTTTAGCCCCACACATGTGTTTTCACTCTTTGTGGttaaaatttgtgtttttcatttatctttattttatcATCATTGCGAGTTCATCCATGCACGTTGATGAGTGTGTAATAATAGTATCGAATAGTAAAGGTGTTATGTTGTTCAGGTGTAGCTTGTTAAGAAACGCAAGTAATCCGATTATTATTTTCTCTCACgatataaaaatttaaaaactgtTTGCTCTACAAGAATAGAAGTAGAGTCCTTaacaaatatttcttttttcttttttttttttcaatagtttaTAGTGTACGAGATATGGTAATAAAGAGGACTGTACAGGCGTTGACATGAATCCTTGAAACataatttctctttttttttttttttttttttttactgtgaaGAGGGAGGCAGCCAAGAAGCGGGTGGATGGCTGCATCAGGAGACTAGCGACGGTTAAAGACGAAGCACTGAAGTTTTTTGCGGTCATCAAACAGATCTGCGCCTATCAAAGTCTTTCAAGCGTCAATATCTTTCAGTCCTTTGAAAGACCTTTGAAGATCCTCGGCGGCGCCATTTTCTCCCCACCCAAGCCTTCCACCTTCTGCCGcgtccccctctttttttttttttttttttttcccttttttttctttctcttggGTCTCTTCACAAGGCAATTGCCCATACACACCAAATCAATCCGCATCAAAACATCCAGCGACATCTTTTTCATCCACCCTCCACGctcatttctttctcttaCAACCGAGCgcgtcctcttttttttcattttattattactttccttgttcttcttctttacgGCCGATGGATACCTTTCGCAGCCGTACTTACCGACATGTCATACTCGTCTCATTAGCATGGcgctcttttttctctctatgTGTCCTTCTGTCTCGCCCGCACAATGTCTGTCCATGGCTCCATGCAATCAGTCTATCTTTAGGCTTTTCTCTAATTATAATTTGATTCGTGTATGGCTTGACATTGAACACGGAAGTTAAAATTGCATTGATTTGACAATATGTTCAGCTTAAAACTAATGGTACTAAGTTGGCGTTATATCAGGTCACTCttcaagcaaaaaaagaaaggtggTTTAACTCAAAGTTTAACTAACGGTTTAACTTTAAGTATATGAAGAGAAAAGCATTCGATTCATACAACACAAATGGCGTCTTACGGCCTATGACTGAATGGCTAGCAAGATATGGGAAGAATAAAACCTGataatttttacattttcactaaaaaaataaactaaaacaaaacaaaacaaaataggaACACGGTCAAGCGTAAGCGTTCTTCGACATGAATGAATAGACGCGTATTTATTGTATCCCTGCGATTGACTGCGGGATTCCTAATCAATATCGCATTTGATCACAGAATGCACTAATAAAGCTTAAAAGTCTATATAGGCGACACGAGTCGACTAGGCGACGTGAAAGTCTGCGGTGAAAAGCGGATTTGCCAGATGGATACAGCAGCAGCAGGCCAAGAGGGCAAAGAAAGGAGGCAGAACACCGACAAAGCAGTGCTGCTTCATTGCGAGTAAGC
The DNA window shown above is from Daphnia magna isolate NIES linkage group LG9, ASM2063170v1.1, whole genome shotgun sequence and carries:
- the LOC116930766 gene encoding protein C1orf43 homolog, translating into MISDFSGATIVIFIALGALVLVLLFIFAKRQIMRFALRSRRGPHVPIGHSAPRWLRKEIERRLDLVGRIKHEPKLVSEASSADTPNPETLCRMQAMDDLKILEIQLQTADPKACRMPNENLRPFLMAQLPGILKTCQPKTIHLLCDLYERARFSPDGFSSNHLENYRELVANLVQISQMNKSSQANSSPKIAMTTKMKKKKETTASTSL
- the LOC123475730 gene encoding LOW QUALITY PROTEIN: endonuclease/exonuclease/phosphatase family domain-containing protein 1-like (The sequence of the model RefSeq protein was modified relative to this genomic sequence to represent the inferred CDS: substituted 1 base at 1 genomic stop codon), yielding MGQCVSQEPTFPHRQAILAPTCKASVSDTSHDNHSHAEFSDSTVQENSNLDDLTKLDTTSEYYEGVTRKHPVRKSIGKGSIASFLPKVKGSSIRSKAEKDSHLSAAFNMSFNKFEVVRLDVNAATEEELMTLTGITRNVAHTIIEHRNAIGAFKKVEDLALVTGVGAAKLQTIKPEICIGKKVPSSSASITTGNPSINSLNGNAETISTASSPKPDRQRRRRRDPVNINTASIFQLMTVEGVTQELAAHLVHYREKKXGPFKTLYDLRKVTGFSTRLISALGPYLTLENNHIGALDSQQIQNGHLHSHRRTASLPSGPLLNTGGSIGPPKSLLSSPSPVFPSLSQFRKVLDETQGTQDAQDVNDAAQLNGDAVELYENGLRILSWNLDGLSVEKARNPGVINVVGNLLTRYHIKVAVIEGVADPLGLKELCENINKLEGLSTEPFLCTLTDGSVGYLHRVALQVNDSPTCTLLPIRLATVEYFNLVLALVTCSLTNVADNQPTTLVPQLVKSVMDLTRTERVLFMVDLHHANQLLYIEEFQNLGYRPLVTKGESTCYTQKAVHATNEIYSNVLVSRYSQKGLTGSFGVIREGLNHILIPNGWSWNGPVSLFYPIWVEFKGGEEGD